CCCCGCCGTCTCAGGGTTCGGGCACCTCGCGGTGACGGAGACCCTTGGGATCTTCCGCCTCGATGATCGCCAGCTCGGCGGGGGTGGGCTCGCGGGTGAGGGGGGCGGACGAGGCGTCGATCTCGAAGCCGGTGGCCTCCTGGAGCTCCTCGGGAGTGACGCCGGGGTGGATCGAGTCGACCTTGATCAGGCCGTGCTCGTCGTAGCCGAAGACAGCCAGGTTGGTGACGACGACGCCGAGGCCGTGATACTTCCCGGCCGGGCCGGTGGCGCGGTCGTTGCCGACGCCGCTGACCACGTCGACGTCGTCGACGAAGATGCGGGCGGAGTGCTTCGCGACCCAGTAGTCGACACGGTGGTTGACGGTGTTGCCCGGGGCGCCGCGTACGCCGATCAGCTGGCGCTTCGGCTTGCGCCAGTCGCCGATCGAGGAGATGTTCTGGTTGCCGTGGCGGTCGATCTGGCTGGCGCCCATCATCGAGTGGCGGCGGCCGCTGGCGACGATGTCGAAGATGCTGCGGAACGGCACCCATGCCTCCGGGGTGCCGCCGGCCGCCGCGGACTTCAGCAGCGGGGGAGCCTCGGACATCATGAACGCCTCACCGTCGCTGAGCGCGAGCTCGGGGGTGTGGGTGGCCTTGGCCAGGCGTACGCCGATGGCCGGGACGATCCCGACGGCGTGGGCGAGCACCTCGCCGGAGCCCTTGAAGGCGTCGGAGACGGCGGCGACGCAGATGTCTGCTCGGCTGATGGTCTGCACGGTCACAGGTAACGCTCCTCGAACTCGGTCCAGCCCTCGTTGGGTCCAGCGTCGGTCTCAGGGTCGGCCTTGGCTGCGGCGACGTACGCCTTCTGGAACTCCTCGTCGCGGCCGTAGTCGGGCTCGCAGGTGGTGAAGTGGGCGCCGCCCGGGGCCTCGACGACGTGGTTGACGAAGATCCGGGGGACCAAGAGGGTCTGCGGCGGGGCCTTGGCGGTCAGGTCGTCGGTGGAGACGATCTGCTCGACCGACATGATCGTGGTGTCGGCGGCCATCGCGAAGAGGTCGTCGAAGTAGGGGTCGGGGCCGAGGTACTGGCCGTTGCCGGCCGCGTCGGCGCGGTTGAGGTGGATCAGCGAGACGTCGAGGCGGAGGCCGGGCACGGCGACGTACTCCTCGTCGTCGTAGGGCGACCTCACCGTCTTGAGGTCGGGGTTCATCGCCATCACGTCGCTACCGAGGCCGGCCCGGATCGGCTGGAACGAGAGCCGGTTGGCGCCCGCCTTGAGGCCGGCGACGAACATGCCCTCGTCGTACTCGCTCGTCTCCGGGATCTCGCCCCGCTCGCGGGCGCGGGTGAAGTTGGGGTCGAGCGGGACCGAGTCGAGACTGACGAAGCCGTAGACCAGCTTGCGGATCTTCCCGGCGCGTGCCAGCAGACCGACGTCAGGGCCACCGAAGGCGACCACCGTCAGGTCGGTGATGTCGCTGCGGAGGATCTCCTTCACCAGGGCCATCGGCTTGCGGCGGGAGCCCCAGCCGCCGATCCCGATGGTCATCCCGGACTCGAGCTTGCTGGTCACCTCGGTGAGGGGGAGGGTTTTATCGAGCATGGACGTCCTTCCAGAGCTGGGCGGTCGCGTGGGCGCGCTTGAAGTAGAGGTGGGCGTCGTGCTCCCAGGTGATCGCCACGCCACCGTGGAGCTGGACCATCTCGGCTGCGACCTGCGAGAACGCGTCGGAGCACCAGGTCTTGGCGGCCTGGATGAGGCGTACGTCGGGGGTCTCCTGGGTCAGCTCCCAGGCCGCCGCCCAGCTCATCGTGCGAGCTGTCTCGACCTGCACCAGCAGGTCGGCGCAGCGGTGCTTGAGGGCCTGGAACGAGCCGAGTGGGCGGCCGAACTGGTGGCGCTCCTTGAGGTAGGCGACCGTACGCTCCAGCGCCTCCCGCGCAGCGCCGGCCTGAAGGGCGGTCATCATGGTCGCGCCGACCGTGGTGACGTACGCCGGGTCGACCGTGCCGATCGGATCTCCGGCGGTGTCGGGTGCCTGGGCGAGGGCGAGCGTCGCGAGCCGCATCGTCGGATCCAGGGCGGGCGCGGGGGTGATCTCCGCGGCGGCCGGGTCGACGGCGTAGAGACGGTCGTTCTCGACGAGCAGGAGGATCTCGGCGCCCGGGCCGTCGATGACCATCGGCCACGTCTGCGTGCTCGCGGTCGGGCTCGTGGCGGAGGGGTCTGTCTCTGATCTGACTGACCGGTCAGTCAGATCAGAACCAGCGGCGTTGGCCGCCAGCGCGGCCGCGGCACCGCCGGCGATCCGTTCGAGCAGCTCATGGGCCGCGGGGGTGTCCGCGGAGGCCAGGATCTGGGTCGCCAGCAGGGTGCCGACGAACGGCGAAGGCGCCAGGCCGGCGCCCAGCTCCTCCAGGACGAGATGTGCCTCGAGATAGGTGCAGCCGACACCGCCGTGGGCCTCCGGGACGGCGAGCGCCGAGACACCGATCTGCTCGGTGAGCGTCTGCCAGAGCGAGGTGTCGTAGCCCTCCGGTGTGGCCAGCGCCGCACGCAGATCCATCGACGCGGCCCGCTTGGCGATCAGCGTGCGCACCGTCGCGACCAGGTCGGACTGTTCCTCGCTCAGCGCGAACCTCATCGGGCCTCCACCAGCCCGTCGCTCGTCAGCACAGCGAGGATCCGGGCGCGGTGCTCGGCTGGGGTGCCCCAGGCGCCGACCAGTGCGCGCACCTTCAGGATCCACAGACTCAGGTCGAACTCCCGCGTGTAGCCGATCGCGCCGTGCACCTGGAGCGCGGTGCGCGAGGCGAGGTACGCCGCGTCACCGGCCGCGACCTTCGCGGCCGAGACCGAGCGGGGTGCCGTCGTGGTCCCGGCTTCGAGCTCGACCGCCGCGTTGTGCACCAGCGGAGCCGCGAAGTCCAGGGCGACGCGTACGTCGGCCAGCAGGTGCTTGACCGCCTGGAACTCGCCGATCGGGCGTCCGAACTGGGTCCGCTGCTTCACGTAGGAGACGGTGTCGTCGAGCAGCCTCAGCCCGGCGCCGTGCAGCATCGCGGAGCAGGCGAGGGTGCCCAGGTCCAGGGCGGTCGGATCGATCGTGGCGGCGACCTGCTCCCCGAGGGTCACCTCGAAGAGCCGGCGGCTCGGGTCGGCCGACGTCCGCTCGGCTCCGACCACCGCGTGGTGGAGCGCGTCGCCGAAGGCGTACGTCTGCTCGGCGACGTCGGCATCGAGCGCCCGGCCCGAGGACGCCACCGACACCAGCGTCTCACCCGACGCGATGCGTCCGAGCGTCTCGACCTCAGGGGTGTCTGCGAGCAGCGCGGGCGCGACCGCGACGGACTCGATCCACGGGCCCGGGACACCGTGATACCCGAGGCGCTCGAAGGCGACGGCGAGGTCGGCAGGTGTCGCGCCGACGCCGCCGTGCTCCTCGGGCGCCAGCAGCCCGGTGACGCCGGTCTCGGCGAGCCGCTGCCACAGCTTGAGCCCTGCCGAGTGGTCACCGGCCGCCCAGCCGCGGGCGACAGCGGTGACGTCGGCGGCCTCGAGCAGGTCGTCGAGCGCCTCGGCGAAGGCGTGCTGCTCCGACGTACGTCCGAATCTCACTGTGCTCCACCCTTCTGGCCGCCCCTCGGCAGGCCGAGCACGCGCTCGGCGACGATGTTGCGCTGGATCTGGTTGGTGCCGGCGTAGATCGGGCCGGAGAGGGAGAAGAGATAGTCGTCGAGCCATGGGCCCTCGAGCTCCGCGTCGGGGCCGAGGAGGTCGAGCGCCGTCTCGTGCAGCGCGAGATCGAGGTCGGACCACCACAGCTTGTTGATCGACCCCTCGGCGCCGACCGATCCGCCGGCCTCGACGTGGGTGACGGTGCCCCAGGTGTAGAGACGGTAGGCCTCGGCGCCGATCCAGGCGTCGACGACCTGGTCGCGCAGGTGCGGCTGCGGGTCGGTCGCCCACAGATCGAGCAGCCGGCCGGCGGCGGCGCAGAACCGTCCGGGCGAGCGCAGCGACAGACCGCGCTCGTTGCCGGCGGTCGACATCGCGACCTTCCAGCCGTCACCGACCCCGCCGAGCACGTCCTCGTCGGGCACGAAGACGTCATCGAAGAAGATCTCCGCGAACCCGGGGGTGCCGTCGAGCTGGTCGATCGGCCGCACCGTGACGCCGTCGGCGTGAAGGTCGAAGAGGAAGTACGTCAGACCCCGGTGCCGCTCGGCGGACGGATCCGACCGGAAGAGCCCGAAGCCGCGGTCGGCGAAGGGCGCCCGGCTGCTCCAGGTCTTCTGCCCGTTGAGCCGCCAACCGCCGTCGACCCGCGTCGCGGTCGCCCGCAACGAGGCCAGGTCCGACCCCGCCTCCGGCTCCGACCACGCCTGCGCCCAGACGAGCGTGCCGTCGGTCATGTCGCGGAGATAGCGCTCCTTCTGCGCCTCGGTGCCGTGCCCGAAGATGATCGGCGCGAGCAGCGAGATGCCGTTCTGGCTGATCCTCGTCGGCGCCCCGCTGAGGTAGTACTCCTCCTCGAAGATGACCCACTCGGTCAGCGACGCGTCCCGGCCGCCGTACGCCTCCGGCCAGGTGACCACCGACCAGCGGCCCGAGGCCAGGGTGCGCTCCCACTCGCGGTGCGCCGCGGCGCCCTCGGCGGTGTCCATCGACGGCAGCCGGCCGGGGTTGTTGGCGGCGAGCCACTCGCGGGCCTCGAGGCGGAAGGCCTCCTCGGCCTCGGTGAACTCCAGGGTCCCCTGTTGGAAAGTCACCGCTTCATCGACCTCGCGTCCATGCCGGAGAGCGAGTCCTTGCCGACCTCCGCGTTGTGGGCGTGGGCGGCGTGGTGGAGGCCGAAGACCGAGTCCATGCCGGTGCGCATGCCCATCAGGTCTTCGGCCTGGTTGACCGCCTTCTTGGCCAGGGCCAGCCCCAGGCGCGGCATCTCGGCGATCCTTCCGGCGAGCTCCAGCGTCTCGGTCTCGAGGTCGTCGCGGGGCACGACATGGTTGACCATGCCCCAGGTCTCCGCCTGCGCGGCCGAGAAGCGACCGCCGGTGAAGAGCATCTCCTTGGCGGCGCGCGGGTTGGTGACCCACGGGTGGGCGAAGTATTCGACGCCGGGGATGCCCATCTTGACCACCGGGTCGGAGAAGAAGGCGTCGTCGGAGGCGACGATGAAGTCGCAGGACCAGGCCAGCATCAGGCCGCCGGCGATGCAGGCGCCCTGCACCATCGCGATCGTCGGCTTCGGCAGCTCTCGCCAGCGGCGGCACATGCCCAGGTAGACCTCGGACTCGCGCGCGAAGCGGGAGTCGACGCCCTCCTTGCCGACGTGGTCCCACCACATCACGGCCTTGCGCTCGAAGCTCTCGTCGACGTCGCGGCCCGGGGTGCCGATGTCGTGGCCGGCGCAGAAGTGCTTGCCGTTGCCGCCGAGCACGATCACCTTGATGTCGTCGTCGTTGGTGGCGCGGGTGAACGCCTCGTCCAACGCGTAGGTCACCTTCGAGTTCTGAGCGTTGCGGTAGTCGGGGCGGTTGAGCCGCACCACCGCGACGGGTCCGTGGGTCTCGTAGGTCACGACACTGGTCTCGGTTGGGGTGGCGCTCATGCCGCAGACGCTACCAAACAAATGCTTGGTTTGGTACGGTGATCGACGTGGATCTGACCTATTCAGCCGAGGACGAGGCCTTCCGGGCCGAGGTGCGCGCATGGCTGGCCGACCATCTCGTGGGGGAGTGGGCGGCCCTGCGTGGCACCGGCGGGAACGGCCGTGACCATGAGTCGTACGAGGGCCGGCTGGCGTGGAACCGCTACCTGGCCGAGCACGGGTGGACCTGCCTGGGATGGCCCGAGGAGCACGGTGGCCGCGGCCTGCCGCTGTTCCAGCAGGTGATCTTCCACGAGGAGTACGCCCGGGCGGACGCTCCGGTGCGGGTGAACCACCTCGGCGAGGAGCTGCTCGGGCCGACCCTCATCGCCCACGGCACCACGGCCCAGCAGGAGCGCTTCCTGCCCAGGATCGTCGCGGCCGACGAGCTGTGGTGTCAGGGCTACTCCGAGCCGGGCGCCGGCTCCGACCTGGCCGGTGTGCGCACTCGCGCGCGTCTCAAGGGTGACCAGTGGGTCGTCGACGGCCAGAAGGTCTGGACGTCGAACGCCCACCTCTCCGACTGGTGCTTCGTCGTGTGCCGCACCGACGCCGGCTCGTCTCGCCATCACGGACTCTCCTACCTGCTGGTGCCGATGGACCAGCCCGGCGTCGAGGTGCGGCCGATCCAGCAGCTCACCGGCACCTCGGAGTTCAACGAGGTCTTCTTCGACGGCGCCGTGACCGGTGCCGACATGGTGGTCGGCGAGCCCGGCGACGGCTGGAAGGTCGCGATGGCGACCCTCGGGTTCGAGCGCGGGGTGTCGACGATCGGCCAGCAGGTCGGCTTCGCGCGCGAGCTGGAGACCGTCGAGGAGGCAGCCCGGGCCAACGGGACCATCGACGACCCCGGGATAGCCGTCCGGCTCAGCCAGGCCCATGTCGGGCTGGAGGTGCTCCGGCTGCACGCGCTGCGCACCCTCTCGGCGTACGACTCCGGCTCCGAGGGGCCCGAGGCGAGCGTCTCGAAGCTGTTGTGGGCCAGGTGGCATCGCGACCTCGGCGAGCTGGCGATGGACGTCGTCGGGCTCGCCGGTCTGACCACCGGCGACGACTACGCCCTCGACCGGCTGCAGTCGCTCTTCCTCTTCTCCCGGGCCGACACGATCTACGGCGGCTCCGACGAGATCCAGCGAAACATCATCGCCGAGCGTGTGCTCGGCCTGCCCAGAGAACCACGCCCCCAGGAACCACGCAGAGAGGCCCGTGCATGAGCACCCAGAAACCAGAGCAGCCAGCCCCCGCGTACGTCCCCGGCCACTCGCTCCTCGAGGGCCGAGTCGTCGTCGTGACTGCGGCCGCCGGTGCCGGGATCGGGGCGGCGGTGGTGCGCAAGGTGCTCGAGGAGGGGGCCAAGGCGGTCGTCGTCTCCGACACCCACGAGCGGAGGCTCAAGGAGGCCGCCGACGCCCTCGGGGAGGAGTTCGGGGCAGACCGGATCACAGCTGTGACCTGCGACGTCACCCAGCAGGAGCAGGTCGATGCGCTGCTCGATGCAGCCGATGCGTACGGCGGTGTCGACGTGCTGATCAACAACGCCGGACTCGGCGGCACCGCTTCGGTGCTGGAGATGACCGACGAGCAGTGGTCGAAGGTCCTCGACATCACCT
The sequence above is drawn from the Nocardioides albertanoniae genome and encodes:
- a CDS encoding CoA-transferase subunit beta; this translates as MTVQTISRADICVAAVSDAFKGSGEVLAHAVGIVPAIGVRLAKATHTPELALSDGEAFMMSEAPPLLKSAAAGGTPEAWVPFRSIFDIVASGRRHSMMGASQIDRHGNQNISSIGDWRKPKRQLIGVRGAPGNTVNHRVDYWVAKHSARIFVDDVDVVSGVGNDRATGPAGKYHGLGVVVTNLAVFGYDEHGLIKVDSIHPGVTPEELQEATGFEIDASSAPLTREPTPAELAIIEAEDPKGLRHREVPEP
- a CDS encoding CoA transferase subunit A, whose translation is MLDKTLPLTEVTSKLESGMTIGIGGWGSRRKPMALVKEILRSDITDLTVVAFGGPDVGLLARAGKIRKLVYGFVSLDSVPLDPNFTRARERGEIPETSEYDEGMFVAGLKAGANRLSFQPIRAGLGSDVMAMNPDLKTVRSPYDDEEYVAVPGLRLDVSLIHLNRADAAGNGQYLGPDPYFDDLFAMAADTTIMSVEQIVSTDDLTAKAPPQTLLVPRIFVNHVVEAPGGAHFTTCEPDYGRDEEFQKAYVAAAKADPETDAGPNEGWTEFEERYL
- a CDS encoding acyl-CoA dehydrogenase family protein; the encoded protein is MRFALSEEQSDLVATVRTLIAKRAASMDLRAALATPEGYDTSLWQTLTEQIGVSALAVPEAHGGVGCTYLEAHLVLEELGAGLAPSPFVGTLLATQILASADTPAAHELLERIAGGAAAALAANAAGSDLTDRSVRSETDPSATSPTASTQTWPMVIDGPGAEILLLVENDRLYAVDPAAAEITPAPALDPTMRLATLALAQAPDTAGDPIGTVDPAYVTTVGATMMTALQAGAAREALERTVAYLKERHQFGRPLGSFQALKHRCADLLVQVETARTMSWAAAWELTQETPDVRLIQAAKTWCSDAFSQVAAEMVQLHGGVAITWEHDAHLYFKRAHATAQLWKDVHAR
- a CDS encoding acyl-CoA dehydrogenase family protein codes for the protein MRFGRTSEQHAFAEALDDLLEAADVTAVARGWAAGDHSAGLKLWQRLAETGVTGLLAPEEHGGVGATPADLAVAFERLGYHGVPGPWIESVAVAPALLADTPEVETLGRIASGETLVSVASSGRALDADVAEQTYAFGDALHHAVVGAERTSADPSRRLFEVTLGEQVAATIDPTALDLGTLACSAMLHGAGLRLLDDTVSYVKQRTQFGRPIGEFQAVKHLLADVRVALDFAAPLVHNAAVELEAGTTTAPRSVSAAKVAAGDAAYLASRTALQVHGAIGYTREFDLSLWILKVRALVGAWGTPAEHRARILAVLTSDGLVEAR
- a CDS encoding acyl-CoA dehydrogenase family protein, with translation MTFQQGTLEFTEAEEAFRLEAREWLAANNPGRLPSMDTAEGAAAHREWERTLASGRWSVVTWPEAYGGRDASLTEWVIFEEEYYLSGAPTRISQNGISLLAPIIFGHGTEAQKERYLRDMTDGTLVWAQAWSEPEAGSDLASLRATATRVDGGWRLNGQKTWSSRAPFADRGFGLFRSDPSAERHRGLTYFLFDLHADGVTVRPIDQLDGTPGFAEIFFDDVFVPDEDVLGGVGDGWKVAMSTAGNERGLSLRSPGRFCAAAGRLLDLWATDPQPHLRDQVVDAWIGAEAYRLYTWGTVTHVEAGGSVGAEGSINKLWWSDLDLALHETALDLLGPDAELEGPWLDDYLFSLSGPIYAGTNQIQRNIVAERVLGLPRGGQKGGAQ
- a CDS encoding enoyl-CoA hydratase translates to MSATPTETSVVTYETHGPVAVVRLNRPDYRNAQNSKVTYALDEAFTRATNDDDIKVIVLGGNGKHFCAGHDIGTPGRDVDESFERKAVMWWDHVGKEGVDSRFARESEVYLGMCRRWRELPKPTIAMVQGACIAGGLMLAWSCDFIVASDDAFFSDPVVKMGIPGVEYFAHPWVTNPRAAKEMLFTGGRFSAAQAETWGMVNHVVPRDDLETETLELAGRIAEMPRLGLALAKKAVNQAEDLMGMRTGMDSVFGLHHAAHAHNAEVGKDSLSGMDARSMKR
- a CDS encoding acyl-CoA dehydrogenase family protein — its product is MDLTYSAEDEAFRAEVRAWLADHLVGEWAALRGTGGNGRDHESYEGRLAWNRYLAEHGWTCLGWPEEHGGRGLPLFQQVIFHEEYARADAPVRVNHLGEELLGPTLIAHGTTAQQERFLPRIVAADELWCQGYSEPGAGSDLAGVRTRARLKGDQWVVDGQKVWTSNAHLSDWCFVVCRTDAGSSRHHGLSYLLVPMDQPGVEVRPIQQLTGTSEFNEVFFDGAVTGADMVVGEPGDGWKVAMATLGFERGVSTIGQQVGFARELETVEEAARANGTIDDPGIAVRLSQAHVGLEVLRLHALRTLSAYDSGSEGPEASVSKLLWARWHRDLGELAMDVVGLAGLTTGDDYALDRLQSLFLFSRADTIYGGSDEIQRNIIAERVLGLPREPRPQEPRREARA